Proteins from a single region of Actinomycetota bacterium:
- a CDS encoding ABC transporter permease subunit, whose protein sequence is MNVFRLELRQNRNSTIAWTIALIAVAALYISIYPSISGNTAVTDVYKNFPEAFKKTFGINEDFLSTFSGLYALILNLVLLTGAVQAMNLGTGITSKEVRERTADFLLTRPVSRISVLRQKLLTVFLLILITDLVFMAADWALIRAVIDDPFRFSTFITSTSSLVLIQLFFVSFGFLLGTSLRRIKSVIAVSLPAVFGFYVVGLLDTVVGEKIKYLTPFKSFNLNLLTAGGSYETGILIYLAGLSMAAIAVSFVVYKKKDIPTI, encoded by the coding sequence ATGAACGTCTTTAGACTGGAGCTGAGGCAGAACCGCAACTCGACGATAGCCTGGACCATCGCCCTGATCGCCGTGGCTGCATTGTACATCTCCATATATCCTTCGATTTCAGGAAACACGGCCGTGACTGACGTCTACAAGAACTTCCCCGAGGCGTTCAAGAAGACTTTTGGCATCAATGAAGATTTTCTGTCTACTTTTTCCGGCCTGTATGCACTGATACTCAACCTGGTGCTGCTTACCGGGGCGGTGCAGGCGATGAACCTCGGCACCGGCATCACTTCAAAGGAGGTGCGGGAGAGGACGGCGGATTTCCTGTTGACCAGGCCTGTCAGCCGGATTTCGGTCCTGCGGCAGAAGCTGCTCACGGTATTCCTGCTTATCCTGATCACGGACCTGGTCTTCATGGCGGCGGACTGGGCCTTGATCCGGGCGGTGATCGACGATCCATTCCGGTTCAGCACCTTCATCACTAGCACCAGCAGCCTGGTCCTGATCCAGCTGTTCTTCGTCTCGTTCGGTTTTCTCCTGGGTACGTCGCTGCGGCGGATCAAGTCAGTGATCGCCGTATCGCTGCCTGCGGTGTTCGGATTCTATGTGGTCGGGCTGCTGGACACGGTAGTTGGGGAAAAAATCAAATATCTGACGCCGTTCAAATCCTTCAATCTGAACCTGCTGACGGCCGGAGGCAGCTATGAGACTGGGATTCTTATATATCTGGCTGGCCTGTCGATGGCAGCCATCGCCGTGAGTTTTGTGGTTTACAAGAAGAAGGACATCCCCACGATATGA
- a CDS encoding ABC transporter permease subunit, translating into MNIYLKELKDYRKAMFFWTIAIIAFMLSAMSKYQGYAKSGTSINEVIESMPAGLGAVLGFKGLDMQTAGGFFAMCALYLSIMLGVHAVLLGSGIISKEESDKTIEFLYTKPVSRNTILFSKMLAALTTIVILNIVTAITSVISVAAFAEGPPMSSDIIFLMPSIFFLQLWFLMIGATFAAVMRQPRRAGTYSASVLLATFVISAFVDITDRFGFLRYMTPFKYFDPKTIFAEHSYSVTYILITLMATAIMLAWSGVAYRNRDFII; encoded by the coding sequence ATGAACATATACCTGAAAGAGCTGAAGGATTACCGGAAAGCGATGTTCTTCTGGACGATCGCCATCATCGCCTTCATGCTCTCGGCAATGAGCAAATATCAGGGATATGCCAAGTCGGGCACCTCGATAAACGAGGTCATCGAGAGCATGCCGGCGGGGCTGGGTGCGGTCCTGGGTTTCAAGGGGCTGGACATGCAGACGGCCGGCGGATTCTTCGCCATGTGCGCCCTCTATCTCTCCATAATGCTCGGGGTGCACGCCGTGCTGCTTGGTTCCGGCATCATATCCAAGGAAGAATCCGACAAGACCATCGAGTTCCTCTACACGAAACCGGTGTCGAGGAACACCATCCTGTTCTCCAAGATGCTTGCGGCTCTCACCACGATAGTGATCCTGAATATCGTCACCGCCATTACCTCTGTCATCAGTGTGGCAGCGTTTGCTGAAGGGCCACCCATGAGCAGCGACATAATATTCCTGATGCCGTCAATATTCTTCCTGCAACTCTGGTTCCTGATGATCGGGGCCACCTTCGCGGCGGTCATGCGCCAACCGAGGCGCGCAGGGACGTATTCCGCCTCGGTGCTCCTGGCGACCTTCGTCATCTCCGCGTTCGTCGACATCACCGACAGGTTCGGATTCCTGAGATATATGACGCCGTTCAAGTACTTCGATCCGAAAACCATATTCGCCGAGCACAGTTACAGCGTCACTTATATTCTGATCACGCTGATGGCGACGGCCATCATGCTCGCGTGGTCCGGTGTGGCGTACAGGAACAGGGACTTCATTATTTGA
- a CDS encoding glycosyltransferase, translating to MKACTIISRSHLPFARVLADSYSACHGDRISVLVFDDVGGGFSGEGEGFDLVRPEDLPLDRRDFHTMAAIYEPRELASALKPWLIDHLHGQGSDVVLYLDADMDVYAPLDEVDALARQHGIVLTPHLLEPLPRDDLSPRETDLLMAGTFNLGFIAVAAGNGDFLSWWKERLRRDCIISPADGYFADQRWLDILPDFIPRHVLRDPAFNVAYWNLASRNLTFENDDFLVDGMPLRCFHLSGFDPDAPHLLSRHQGTRPRILLSQNPATARICDRYARQLRKHGHGSPDSPRGFGFDSAAGGLSFSKDLRRACRRLLLEDTTGEEPFPDPFDIASSDEFTSWLNSPLPSSPQAGISRLLSFIHDSRLDLKLNFPDIHGADADRFLDWVLEHGGKEHGIPSECLPKKTGGRRRRTSIEPGMDTGVNVAGYINSQSGLGESVRLILETLKAGGIPHVTMAPLEATQSRQLDSDLQTAAACFDISIICVNADQFPVFASNAGLELFDGRYTIAVWAWELEEHPGGIDPVTLGSVDEIWTYSDHAVKALAEATGKPVYKFPLPVSTPALLSTDRQLTDSSPPDGFSFLFCFDFLSVMERKNPLAVIEAFKLAFDPGEGPALIIKTINGDRRILEMERLAAAAAGRPDIRVIDGYLSREDQQALISSCDAYVSLHRAEGFGLTMAEAMAHGKPVIATGYSGNLEFMDDDNSYLVPFTMTEVPGGCAPYPRGYAWADPDTEAAASYIRLVYDNPDEARLKAEKARSDMAEMHSPEARLDLINRRLGGIRGRKVTKGPGRQPGGFILKRFRGPATTP from the coding sequence ATGAAAGCCTGCACGATCATCTCCCGCAGTCACCTTCCTTTCGCCAGGGTGCTGGCCGATTCATATTCGGCCTGTCATGGCGACCGGATCAGCGTCCTTGTATTCGATGACGTCGGGGGCGGCTTCAGTGGCGAGGGCGAGGGCTTCGATCTTGTCCGGCCGGAAGATCTCCCGCTCGACCGGCGAGATTTCCATACCATGGCTGCCATTTATGAGCCCAGGGAGCTTGCTTCCGCCCTGAAACCATGGCTGATCGACCATCTCCACGGACAGGGTAGCGATGTCGTGCTCTACCTCGACGCCGATATGGATGTCTACGCACCACTGGATGAAGTGGATGCCCTGGCCCGGCAACATGGCATCGTGCTGACGCCACACCTTCTCGAGCCGCTGCCGCGGGATGATCTATCCCCGCGGGAAACCGATCTGCTGATGGCGGGGACTTTCAATCTCGGTTTCATCGCAGTGGCTGCCGGCAACGGTGACTTTCTCAGCTGGTGGAAGGAACGGCTGCGGCGTGACTGTATAATATCTCCGGCGGATGGCTATTTCGCCGACCAGCGGTGGCTGGACATCCTGCCCGATTTCATCCCCCGTCATGTTTTGCGGGACCCCGCTTTCAACGTGGCTTACTGGAATCTTGCCAGCCGGAACCTGACTTTTGAGAACGATGACTTCCTGGTAGATGGCATGCCGCTACGCTGCTTTCATCTCAGCGGCTTCGATCCGGACGCGCCACACCTTTTGAGCCGGCATCAGGGGACCCGGCCGCGCATCCTGCTCAGCCAGAACCCCGCAACCGCCCGGATCTGTGACCGCTACGCCAGGCAACTGCGAAAGCATGGTCACGGCAGCCCTGACTCACCCCGCGGCTTCGGCTTCGACTCGGCTGCCGGCGGCCTCAGCTTCAGCAAGGACCTGCGCCGGGCTTGCCGGCGATTATTACTGGAGGACACAACCGGTGAGGAACCGTTCCCGGACCCGTTCGACATCGCCAGTTCGGATGAGTTCACCAGCTGGCTCAACTCGCCGCTTCCCTCTTCGCCTCAGGCCGGGATATCACGCCTTCTCTCATTCATCCATGACAGCCGCCTCGACCTCAAGCTCAACTTCCCCGACATCCATGGCGCGGATGCTGACCGCTTTCTCGACTGGGTGCTGGAGCACGGCGGGAAGGAACATGGCATACCATCCGAATGCCTGCCGAAAAAAACGGGCGGCCGGCGCCGCAGGACCAGCATTGAACCTGGCATGGACACCGGCGTCAACGTCGCCGGCTACATCAATAGCCAAAGTGGCCTGGGAGAATCCGTCCGTCTGATACTCGAGACACTGAAGGCAGGCGGCATACCTCATGTCACGATGGCGCCGCTCGAAGCTACACAGTCGCGGCAACTGGATTCCGATCTGCAGACTGCCGCGGCCTGCTTCGACATCTCGATCATCTGCGTCAATGCCGACCAGTTCCCGGTCTTCGCCAGCAATGCAGGCCTCGAACTCTTCGACGGACGCTACACCATAGCGGTGTGGGCCTGGGAACTGGAGGAGCATCCCGGCGGCATAGATCCCGTGACCCTGGGGTCAGTCGATGAGATCTGGACTTACAGCGATCATGCGGTAAAAGCACTCGCAGAGGCGACCGGCAAACCGGTGTACAAGTTCCCGCTGCCAGTCTCCACGCCGGCGCTCCTGTCCACGGACCGCCAACTGACAGACTCAAGCCCTCCAGACGGATTCTCCTTCCTCTTCTGTTTCGATTTTCTCAGCGTTATGGAGAGGAAGAATCCGCTGGCGGTCATCGAAGCTTTCAAACTGGCCTTCGACCCCGGTGAAGGGCCGGCTTTGATCATCAAGACCATCAACGGTGACAGAAGGATACTGGAGATGGAGCGCCTGGCTGCGGCTGCCGCCGGCCGGCCTGATATCAGAGTCATCGACGGTTACCTGAGTCGGGAGGATCAGCAGGCGCTGATCTCTTCGTGCGACGCCTACGTCTCGCTGCACCGGGCCGAGGGTTTCGGACTGACCATGGCCGAAGCGATGGCGCATGGAAAACCGGTGATCGCCACGGGGTATTCGGGAAACCTGGAATTCATGGACGACGATAACAGCTACCTGGTCCCGTTCACGATGACAGAGGTCCCCGGGGGATGCGCGCCTTATCCCAGGGGTTATGCCTGGGCCGATCCAGACACGGAAGCAGCGGCCTCGTACATACGACTGGTGTATGACAATCCGGATGAGGCGAGGCTTAAAGCGGAAAAAGCACGCAGTGACATGGCCGAAATGCACAGCCCGGAAGCCAGGCTGGATCTCATCAACAGACGACTAGGCGGTATCAGGGGCCGTAAAGTAACAAAAGGTCCCGGCCGCCAGCCCGGAGGGTTCATCCTGAAACGATTCCGGGGGCCGGCTACTACCCCTTAG
- a CDS encoding PD40 domain-containing protein, protein MGGFVESARQKSSFAFIFLFSVIAILAMSSSADATVKPNGKIAFVSYRDGNAEIYTVNPDRSGLTRITNSPAVEQSPAFSPDGSKIAFSSNRNGTNKIYVLRLSDMSISQLTFGSNYDDSPTWSPDGSRIAFTRTFGIVGFGVQKLYVMNSDGSELNQLTNNSGTYENPAWSPDGSRIAFNANSGTYGIFFINPDGGNQTALNVYGWPASFNSMPSWAPDSSKIACYVYFNANDSGIYTMKPDGTQPQPVITRTWTWSPFYSQPAWSPDGTSIAFIQKDNSNNCTLCTARATGGGCYNIADLGHPFYERITPSWGPLVLQAQNISPSGWLRTTSQAIEADLTDNGSGIDSSSVAVYIDDTSAPGCSLVGAHLSCSTSDFSAGWHSLTISYETNDGTPGLSDSPFGVDLAPPAISEAIPPVWSGSATVIGATLSDQQSGPDSSASAVYLDGSSQPLTNCDISDSSLLRCQASGLSDGHHDFLIVGRDKAGNSATLNGSFEVETTKPEIGGTSPSGNVWASTAIINASYTDSKSGVNPNSVKLTVNGIVVTSRATISVDQVSYFNPNCGIQNVHLEVSDVVGNTQTADWSYSTPMHYYFPWYDNIYGHTWLLAAQMPGSGTNIVDFWMKTNSLEQGIGVNDGETQFRSYDKRLGGPIKIMSQYGNGISSERSLFGNSFEEVWSTSYDDLDTHYYWPVYLGSMTSEWVLVANPAENGEAVEVDISIRNVEDINKIPVPDIYVNRHVIQPGDTWTPTWPYSGGPVEVKAYRVGGSPNNSADARKVVASERILMGDSFNEMAGIAASKLSNEYEWPWYDSQNANDLVIVGNPNSEPVYLFLYLHGQLMASSDGVPSGTTIWWDSSPQKLMDGPIEVKACFDTTEACYSPANIYTSQIVIYGPSYEETAGVPLNSLKPTANWTWYDEKSAGSLNWVLVANPNASAIYYEISVPGKLDPANPADPYYSTNHGVLAPGQRVTPRFPGIIGGPVQVRAWQWNGSSKENPANVLASQRVLWKGYFNELVGAGL, encoded by the coding sequence ATGGGTGGGTTCGTTGAAAGCGCACGCCAAAAATCCTCATTTGCGTTTATCTTCCTCTTCTCAGTAATCGCCATCCTGGCCATGTCGTCCTCAGCGGATGCCACTGTAAAACCAAACGGCAAGATTGCTTTTGTTTCTTATAGGGATGGCAATGCTGAGATATACACTGTAAATCCTGACCGCAGCGGCCTAACTCGTATCACCAATAGCCCCGCGGTCGAACAGTCACCCGCCTTCTCGCCTGACGGCAGCAAGATAGCTTTTTCCAGCAACAGAAATGGTACTAATAAGATTTACGTTCTCAGACTATCGGATATGAGCATAAGTCAGCTGACCTTCGGCTCGAATTACGATGACAGCCCCACCTGGTCGCCCGACGGTTCCCGCATAGCTTTTACGAGGACGTTTGGAATCGTTGGCTTCGGTGTTCAGAAGCTATACGTAATGAATTCCGACGGAAGTGAGCTGAATCAACTGACTAATAATTCGGGTACCTACGAGAATCCTGCTTGGTCACCAGACGGTTCCAGGATCGCCTTCAACGCCAACAGTGGTACTTATGGAATCTTTTTTATTAATCCCGATGGTGGAAACCAGACCGCTCTTAACGTCTATGGATGGCCAGCCAGTTTCAATTCGATGCCAAGCTGGGCGCCTGATTCTTCCAAAATTGCCTGTTACGTTTATTTCAATGCAAATGACTCGGGAATCTATACGATGAAGCCCGATGGCACACAACCACAACCCGTGATTACACGAACATGGACATGGTCCCCATTTTATAGTCAACCCGCGTGGTCACCGGATGGTACCAGTATTGCATTTATCCAAAAAGATAACTCCAACAACTGCACTCTTTGCACAGCAAGAGCAACGGGTGGAGGCTGTTACAACATTGCGGATTTGGGCCATCCTTTTTATGAACGAATCACCCCATCATGGGGACCACTGGTTCTCCAAGCGCAAAACATCTCCCCTTCAGGCTGGCTCCGTACGACCAGCCAAGCGATTGAAGCGGACCTAACGGATAACGGTTCGGGTATCGATTCGAGCAGTGTAGCCGTTTATATCGACGATACCTCAGCGCCTGGCTGCTCGCTCGTCGGCGCTCATCTCAGCTGCTCAACTTCAGACTTTTCTGCAGGCTGGCACTCTCTAACGATCTCGTATGAGACTAATGACGGAACGCCGGGGCTGTCTGACTCACCATTCGGCGTCGACCTCGCGCCCCCTGCGATTTCCGAAGCCATTCCTCCAGTCTGGAGCGGCAGCGCGACCGTAATCGGTGCAACTTTGAGCGATCAGCAATCGGGGCCAGACAGCTCCGCAAGCGCGGTTTATCTGGATGGTAGCAGCCAGCCGCTTACCAATTGCGATATCTCTGATTCATCTCTGTTGAGGTGCCAGGCGTCGGGCCTTTCAGACGGACACCATGATTTCTTGATAGTCGGGCGAGACAAAGCTGGCAACAGCGCGACCCTTAATGGCAGCTTCGAAGTCGAAACGACAAAACCTGAAATAGGAGGAACGAGCCCGAGTGGAAACGTTTGGGCCAGCACGGCAATAATCAATGCTTCTTATACTGACTCGAAGTCGGGAGTCAATCCGAATTCAGTCAAGCTGACTGTGAATGGAATCGTCGTTACTTCTCGGGCAACGATTTCTGTTGACCAAGTCTCTTATTTCAATCCTAATTGTGGCATTCAAAACGTGCACCTTGAAGTGAGCGACGTTGTAGGCAATACCCAGACCGCTGACTGGTCATACTCGACCCCGATGCATTATTACTTCCCCTGGTATGACAATATCTATGGTCATACGTGGCTGCTAGCAGCGCAAATGCCTGGCAGTGGAACGAATATCGTCGACTTCTGGATGAAGACCAACTCTCTTGAACAAGGCATCGGTGTCAATGATGGGGAAACGCAGTTCCGCTCGTACGACAAAAGACTCGGCGGCCCGATCAAGATCATGTCCCAGTATGGTAACGGCATCTCGAGCGAGCGTTCGCTGTTCGGAAACTCTTTCGAGGAAGTCTGGTCCACTTCATACGATGATCTCGACACGCACTATTATTGGCCGGTCTACCTCGGCAGCATGACTTCTGAATGGGTTCTGGTTGCAAATCCGGCCGAAAATGGGGAAGCTGTCGAGGTTGACATTTCTATACGAAATGTTGAAGACATCAACAAAATACCTGTGCCGGATATCTACGTTAATAGGCATGTGATCCAGCCGGGTGATACCTGGACGCCAACCTGGCCCTACAGCGGTGGACCAGTTGAGGTCAAAGCCTACCGGGTCGGTGGCTCGCCCAATAATTCTGCGGATGCTCGCAAGGTCGTCGCCTCGGAACGTATCCTGATGGGTGACTCGTTTAACGAAATGGCCGGCATCGCGGCCTCGAAATTGAGCAACGAATACGAGTGGCCATGGTATGACAGCCAAAACGCAAACGACCTAGTCATTGTCGGCAATCCCAACTCCGAGCCTGTTTATCTTTTTCTTTACCTGCACGGTCAACTGATGGCCAGTAGCGACGGCGTTCCATCGGGCACGACCATTTGGTGGGATAGCTCACCGCAAAAATTGATGGACGGCCCGATTGAGGTCAAGGCCTGTTTTGACACCACTGAGGCTTGTTACAGTCCGGCTAACATATATACTTCCCAAATCGTGATCTATGGGCCTTCTTACGAGGAGACTGCCGGCGTGCCGCTAAATAGCCTTAAACCAACCGCGAACTGGACTTGGTATGACGAAAAATCGGCCGGCTCGCTCAACTGGGTGCTAGTCGCAAACCCGAACGCTAGCGCTATTTATTACGAGATCTCAGTGCCTGGCAAACTCGATCCAGCCAATCCCGCAGATCCTTATTACTCGACCAACCACGGCGTATTGGCGCCCGGCCAGCGAGTAACGCCGCGCTTCCCCGGCATCATCGGCGGACCCGTTCAGGTCAGAGCCTGGCAATGGAACGGGTCATCAAAAGAGAATCCCGCAAATGTGCTAGCTTCGCAGAGGGTACTGTGGAAAGGCTACTTCAACGAGTTGGTCGGTGCAGGTTTGTGA
- a CDS encoding HigA family addiction module antidote protein, whose product MLNGRAGISPEMAIRLSIAFGASAESWLNQQTQYDLWLAEQNRKNLKVRKLSAA is encoded by the coding sequence ATTCTCAACGGCCGGGCTGGGATCAGTCCGGAAATGGCTATACGGCTTTCGATAGCCTTCGGAGCTTCGGCGGAGAGCTGGCTCAATCAGCAGACGCAGTACGATCTGTGGCTGGCCGAACAGAATCGCAAGAATCTCAAGGTAAGAAAGCTGTCTGCCGCCTGA